ATTGAAATTTTCTATAATCGTATTCGGAAACATTCATATCTTGACAACATGTCTCCGGTGCAATTCACGGCCATGAAAAAGGCTGTTTAATCTTAACTATGTGTCCATTTTTTTGTGGCAATTCCATATCTTTTTTTTGTGCTATGAGACAATTAAATTCCTTTTGGACTTTTATTGTTAACAATGCAATTCTTCTTCTATCTTCATTTAAACTATTTTGCATTTTTACTTCTTCTTGATTTACAACTGTTATATAATTTTCTTTAAATTCTGGGTTTCTTAATATTCCCTTTATTTCTAAATGACCATTACCAACTATTTCAGCATTAAGATATTGGGCAATATTTTTTAATTTAATCATCATATACTAATTCCTTTGAATCAAAGAATATTTTTTAAATAAAATAAATCCCTCATTATTTTCCACTATGGAATAAATAGAATTATTAACAAAAAATGTATATTTATCAAAAATACTTTCAAAAACTATATCATCTTCCGGAGGTGACAATATTATCTCTCTTATATAAATACCATCTTTATTAAAAACATCTAAATGAACTTTTTTATCACTTGTTATCCTCTTAACCAATAAATTCTCTTTATCATTTATCCATATCCCATTAAAAAATGGATGATTGGGGGGGAATTTTATATATTTTTTTCTCCATTTATAGAAATCCTCTCTATGTTTTGATCTACCCTTTTCCATATAAGAATTAATATAATCTCTTTTCTCACTACTTGAGATTTTAACAGAAGGGCTCTGTTTTTTGATTATCATAACCTTGTTGAAATCAACATCAAAGACACTGATTGCATATTTACCGGAAAAACCATAATATATACAATCAGTATTTTTGTTGTACGCAATATATCCGCAAGGTGCAAACGGAGATGGTATTCCAACTGTACCTTTATCTGTAGAAACAAATTCTCTTTTTTGCCATGTCATGCTTTCCGACTTAGATATTACTTCGCCCTCATTATCAATTTTAACGATCTTACACCTGTCTCCGTTTACTGTAAATTTTATACAAAAAATTATATAATTCCCTGCAGTATCAATAAAAATTGCTCCTGGTATTGCACCAACATCAACTCTCAAGTCTGCAAGAAATCTTCCATTAAGATCATACTGTGATATTTTAATGTTACCACCATCAACGACATATATCACACTGTCTTTGACATAAACATAAGTCGGATAAATCCATTCACCAGGGCCGCGTCCTTTTCTTCCAAATTTTCTTTTAAATTTTCCATATTTATCGAACACTCTTACCTGCCTTTCATTCCCTTCAATCAGGTATATATTTTCATAATCATCTACATATAATGCCGATATTTTAGAAAAGCAATAATTGCTGTCACCACCATTTTCTCCTATTGACAGTTCTTCTTTTAAAAGATATTGATCTGAACCATCCTTTGGCGCTCTCAAATTATTTACTACTTTTTCTTGCTTCAATCTCACCTGAGCAAAAACATGAAAAACAATCAAAAATATAATTAATACGCATGTAATTTTTCTCATGTCGCAAGACCCCTTATTAAACTATTTCTATATCATTTAAGAAATCAAAAGCATTGTAATTCTGCTCCCGAATAGTGATATATGATACTAAATCATTATAAATTCCTTCCCGAATATTATTACATTTCTTCCTAAATAACTCTTCATCAATTATTCCATTTCTATTAAAATCTTTTACACATTTTTGACAAAAACGAACAGCCCAACAATTAAAACAATACTTTGAATATAAATCTTCTAAGTCTGTATAAAAATTATAAATCTTATTAAAATCGAATCCATTGAACACACTACCTAAATTATAGACATCCTCAATATAAGAGCAAAAATTAAAGGTCCCATCTGAATTTATAAATATACCTCTTTCCGGGAATGTGCATTGACCATGAGAAGGTACTTCTGTAGAGAGGGTTGTACAAACTCTACGATGATAATTCAAATATTTCATTCTGAATAAACTCATTTCTAATTTACTTGGTTTCTCATTTTTCGATAATTTTCTTTTAAAATTATTAAGAATATTAACAAAGCTTTCAATATGTTTCTCTCTTTCTGCTGGACTAAATTGTTTAAAAAAGACTGTATTCTTTTTATTAACCATTGCACATTTCACTCTCACAGCCTTTGCTATAATTTCCTCATTAATAATGAATTGGTTTAATTCTGAAAAATGATACGGAGGGGCTAATACCATATTGAATCTAACTTTCTTCTTATAATAATCTGGGTACATTGACTCCATAATTTTTAAATTTCTCATAATAGTATTAAAAGTCCCTTTACTATTTTTAAAAACTCTATATCTATCATGAATTCTTTCTGGACCATCCAAACTAATTAAAAGAGAAAAATTGTTTTCAACCAAATATTTTATTATATCTTTATTTAACAATGTTGCATTAGTTGTCATTAATAGACGTATTGCTCCTTTATGTTTTTCTTTAATATATTTCACACATGCTGCGATTAGTTTGAAATTCAATAACGGTTCTCCGCCATAGAAAGAAATCGTTTTCTCCTGAACTTTACTGCTATACTTTAAATAAAAATCTACTGCTTTCTTCATTACAGTTAAACTCATATATTTTTCCGAATGAATTCTATGATATTTATAAGAATCAGAATAAATACAGTATTTACACCTCAAATTACAATCTTCGGTAACTACTAAAGTTATCTTACTGATATTACTTAGCATAGATTCTTTTATACGTTTTTTAAATGGCTCAGTACGAAAATAATTAATTTTAGGTCTATGCGTTGAGAAATAACCTTTTTTTGTAAATAAATTTATTTCCTCTTTTACTTTATTAATATTTTTAGGCGAATTGTAAATTTTGCTTATTTTATATGTAATATCATCTTCTATATTATCTACAAATGTATAATTTAATTTATCTACTTTTAAAATTTCATTAGTATTAACATCATAAATATAATACTTATCATTAATTCTGATTTTCTTAATAAAAGGTTTATTAACCACAGGTAACTCCTTTGATAATAATCACCCGAGGTTTTCTCCCATAAGAAAACCTCGGATTTAATAACTAACAAAAATTACTTATCCCTCTTCTTTATGCTCCGCTTTTGAGTCATCACCGGCGTCAACATTTTTATCATCTTCACTACAACCACAAACACAATCATCACAAGTCCCTGGAGCATTCATAAGATTTGCTTGATCTGAAAAAATATTTTCAATCATGAAAATCACCTCCTTTCTTTTTATTACATTTGCGCAAATGCATTCAATTAATCACATAACAGTTTATTTTCATCCTACTTATTTTATTAAAGTTCATACCCGAAACACCCGCAATCTGAATTCAAATCTATGATTGTTCCGTAAACGCTTATCAGGAAAAATCCTGAAAACAGAATTAATGCAGACATTGCTGCAAACTTCGGATACATCCCGGAAACAAGAAGCACTCCGATTAAAATCTCTAAAACAGGAAGGATTGAAATAACAATGAGAATTAAAGATTCAGGAATAGCCTTAAAATCCATCATAAGATCAACAGCTTTTGACGGATCAATAATCTTTGCAATACCAAAAAAAGTTAAAACAAGTCCGAGAATAATCTTAACCACTCTCACATGCTTCACAAATTCCCCCTGAATTTCGGAATTTGATTTTCCTAATTGTTCGGCATATCTGTCTTACTTAGGGAGGATCCTTATTGATTCAGGATACAATCATCCCCTCATATGAAGACACACTACTAAATGATGAAATTTTGGTATGATGTTTTTTCTAAAGATGCAAGTGCTGTACTGCTTAAAATTTATCATCAACTTTCAGAATATATAAAAATATAAACCATCTGTCAAGTACTTTTTCATTATTTCTTATCTGCTTATTTTCTTTTTACTGTTTTAGTTCCTGGTTTTATTCAAGTTACATCTTTTAACAGTTTTCAAACAATATTTCCGCTCGGCAAGGACAAATCCTGCGGAGGGACTGAGGCATGAGTAGAGTGGATTTGAGTGAAACTGGAAGCTTTATCAAATATCTGGACAAATCAGGGCTGAAGGGTAACAGTACACCCCGATAAGTTAAAATAATTTTTTTTCTTAGTATGATCAAAGCCGGCTGTTTTTCTCATAGCAACAATTAAAATATCCGAATTAATTATTGGTGCCGATACATCTCAAATTGGTTTTTTTAAATAATTAATTGCTGTTCATTTTAGATTGTTCAAGGCGATATCCTGCTTTTGGTCAAGTAAAGTAAAAGACAGAATACATAATTTCTAATAAAACGCAAACAAAAAGCCGCTGAAATTCTTCAACGGCTTTTCTGTTTAGAGCGGGGTCGACGGGATTCGAACCCGCAACTTCCGGCGTGACAGGCCGGTGCTCTAACCAAATTGAACTACGACCCCCTGTGGGCGATACTGGATTCGAACCAGTGACCCCCTGCTTGTAAGGCAGGTGCTCTGAACCAGCTGAGCTAATCGCCCTGGTTCAAAAAATAAACAGCATCAGCCGTTTACTTCATTTGCAGAGGTATTGTCCCTCTTCTTGTGGTATAGAATTGCCAAAGGAAAAATTATAACGTAGGCAATAACCATAAGAACAGGTGCAAGATCGAGAGACCAGAAACTGTCCCATGGACCTTTGCTTAAACAAACATTTCCAATGATGAGAACTGCAAGACCAATAATAAAAAGAACATAATTAGTCTTAGTAAAGGGCAGAACATTTCCCTTTTTACTCTTTTTACCTCTTTTAATCTGTTTAACCATCTTTCCTCCACAAAGAGATAAAAATATAATTAAATCTATGCTTTTTGTCAAGATAAATATTTTTATTCTCTGGCACCCCGCGTTCGCATTGACTCATAAATAAAGTAACTTTAGAGGAATTGAACTTTTTCATAAATTAGTCGTTGCCTCAAAATAGATGTAACCGTAAAGACGGAAGATTTTAGGATGAGTACATCGACTAAATATAAAATTTTAGAAGCAATAAGGATACGGTACAAAAATTCAGCAGGGAAAATAAAAACGCAGCTATTAAATGAGTTTCGTTCGCTATACGGATATAACAGAAAATATGCGATTAGGTTATTAAATTCATCCGCTTTTGTAAAATCTGTTGAAAATCTATCAAAAAGAGGCAGGAAAAAAGTTTATGACGATCCGATTATTTTGGTAGTTTTGAGAGATATTTGGGTTGCCACAAACCTTCCATGGTTGTCGCGTAAGGTTTGTTTATCTTACTTCCATCTATTATTAAATATCGGCTTCGGCTGAAGACTCTACGATTCTTCGTTAAATGCATTTCAAGTATCCGATCGCCTAAATCTTCTTTTTGCAGATACCTTGTAAATCGTTCACATATTTTTTTGCTTATATCTTCTTCTAAACTTGAAGCAATTCGAGTAATATAGACTTGCCCTGAACGAAAGAATCTATATCCAAATTTTCTCATATTTTTTTCGGGCCTTGTAAGTTTCTCTTGATATTTCATGTTAGTGATTAAACTTCACTTGGATGTTACGTGTAATGTCTTTCATTTTGCCTCCTTTTTTGTGTTGTCTTGATACAATAAGGAGGCAATTTTTTTTCATTTTTTCAAGTACTTTCTTTGCTTAACTCGCTGTTTTTTTAATCGTATTTTTTAATCCATTAATTTTTCGGAGAATACCTATGCTTTTTTCCCCGTTGACTATTAATATAAATATCCATATATTTAAAGCTATGTACAAAAAAAATATACGAAATTTTTGCATAATTGCCCACATTGACCACGGCAAATCCACACTTGCTGACAGGCTGCTTGAGAAGACCCATACTGTCTCTCCTGAAGCTATGATGAATCAGGTTCTTGATGACATGGATCTGGAGCGGGAACGCGGTATCACAATCAAAGCCCATGCAATCTCAATGCGGTATGAATATAAACCAAAGGATAATTACCTTCTCAATCTTATTGATACTCCCGGGCACGTTGATTTTTCTTATGAAGTATCACGAAGCCTTGCTGCATGTGAGGGAGCTCTTCTCATCATTGATGCCGCTCAGGGCATAGAAGCACAGACAGTCAGTAATATCTATCTTGCTCTTGAGAACGACCTTACAATTCTGCCTGTAATTAACAAAATCGACCTTTCGAGCGCACAGATTGAACGGACGCAAAAGGAGATAATAGACCTTCTCGGAGTTACTAAGGAAGAAATCCTTCTTATAAGCGCAAAACAGGGAACCGGAATAGATACTGTACTTGAGGCTATTGTCAACAGAATCCCTCCCCCTGAAGGTGAATCAGACGGCCAGCCGAGGGCCCTCATATTTGACTCTGTATTTGATTATTACAGAGGTGCAATAGCTTATGTGCGTATGGTTGACGGCATACTGAATACAGGCGATACGATTAAATTCATGTCAACCGGAAAAGAGTTTAACATTGACGAACTCGGTATACTCAGGCTGCACCGCCACAAAAAAAAATCTTTGAGATCAGGAGAAGTCGGCTACATTATAGCAGGAGCGAAAAACCTTAAAGACACTAAAGTAGGAGATACAATAACACTTGCGTCTGATCCTGCTGAAAAGCCCCTGCCCGGATTTCATGAGCCAAAACCTATGGTATTCTCAGGATTGTTTCCTACTGATTCTGATGATTTGGAGGAACTTCGGAATGCTCTTGATCGTTTAAAACTCAATGATTCCGCTCTGTCAATTATGCCGGAGAGTTCTGCTGCGCTCGGGTTCGGATTCAGGGTAGGTTTTCTCGGCCTGCTGCACATGGAGATAATTCAGGAACGGCTTGAGAGAGAATACAAACAGAGCCTTATAACTACAATGCCGAACGTTGAAATAAGGGTAATTAAAAAGAACGGAGAGACTCTGACAATTGATAATCCCGCAAAATTACCCCAGGTACATGAAGTGGATAAAATCGAAGAGCCTTTTGTTGATGCGCATATTATAACCCCCTCCGAGTATGTAGGCAATTTAATGAAGCTTGCACAGGAGAGAAGAGGCGTTTATAAAAATACATCATACATAGATGAGACCAGAGCAAATCTTCACTACCATCTCCCTTTATCGGAGATTATTTTTGATTTTTACGATAAGCTGAAATCAGTATCAAGAGGATATGCATCATTTGATTACGACCTTATAGGATTTGAGAAATCCGATCTCGTTAAACTTGACCTGCTTATTAATGCAGAGCCTGTGGACGCGCTGTCTATGATAGTACACAGGTCAAAAGCATTTGAATGGGGGCAAAAACTTACTATAAAATTAAAAGAAATAATACCGCGCCAGATGTTTGAAGTTGCAATTCAGGCTGCAATCGGATCTAAGGTAATTTCAAGAACAACTGTTAAAGCTTTACGTAAGAATGTTACAGCTAAATGCTACGGCGGAGACATCTCAAGAAAAAGAAAATTACTGGAAAAACAGAGGCAGGGGAAAAAACGTATGAAAATGGTGGGAAAGGTTGAAATCCCCCAGGAAGCATTCCTCGCTCTTTTACAAATCAAATAAAAATCAGGGGCTATTTATGAACCAGTCAATCAAACAAAAACCCAAAGGAAAAAATAACAAAAGCGCTGCAAGACAATATGCAGAATCCTTTCTTGTTGCTCTGATTATCGCACTGGTAATCCGTGCTCTTGTCATATACCCTTTTAGAATCCCCACAGGTTCAATGGAAGATACGCTTTTAGTCGGAGACTTCCTCCTTGCCAACAAGTTTGTATACGGCCTGCGTTCTCCCGACTGGATAGGAATTCCATATACAAAATTAGGCTTTGAGATACCATTTTTCAGAACTCCGGGATTCAGGAATCCCAAACAGGGAGATGTTGTAATTTTTAAATATCCGAGGGATCCGAAACTTAACTATATCAAAAGATGCATTGCTGTCAGCGGAGATACAATTGAAGTCAGGCATAAAAAAGTTTATGTAAACGGAAAGCTTTTTCCTGACCCTCCTAATGCAAAATATATCGGAGCAATGTATCCCGAATCATACAAAGAGTATGCAATATTTCCGCCGAATGCAGGAAACAGAGACAATTACGGCCCTGTAAGAATTCCTGCGCCCGGAGATGTATATACATTCTCAGATTCAAACAGAAGTGTATGGTTTGAGCGTTTTCAGCTTATAATTTACGAAGGCCATACAATTACATTGAGTTACAAAGGCCAGACAACTAACCTTACACTCTCCAATCAGAACAGATGGCCGAGAGCGCTTGAGACCTACCCTGTTTCCAGTTTTGCAATTGACGGAACACCTCTTGATAAATGTAAATACATTGTTAAAAATATTCTATACTTCATGATGGGAGACAACAGAGACAACAGCCTTGATTCCAGGTACTGGGGATTTTTACCTGAAAGGTATGTTGTGGGTGAAGGCCTGATAATATACTTTTCATGGAACAGCGAACTGCCTTTTTACAGGCTGACAAAAAAACTTAGAATTCAACGAATTCTTAATCTGATTCATTAAAGCATGGCAGGAATTTACATACACGTTCCTTTTTGTAAAAGAAAATGCAGCTACTGTGATTTTTACTCTGTAACTGCTCAAAATAAAATTCCTGTTTTTATTAATTCCATTATAAGGGAGATATTTCTTAAGAAAGAATCTCCCTTTGGTAATATTACATTTGATACAGTATATTTCGGGGGCGGCACTCCGTCCCTTCTCTCTTCCCTGCAGATCAGTGAAATCTTAACTGCTGTATATAACAACTTTACAGTATCAAATGATCCGGAAATTACTATTGAAGCAAATCCCTTTACCCTTGACAACAACAATCTTGAAAATTTCAGAAAAACCGGAATAAACCGTATAAGTATAGGATGCCAGTCCTTTAATAATGATGAACTAAAACTCCTCGGCAGGCTTCACAACTCTAATCAGGGAGAAAACGCTGTAAAACTTGCAAAGGA
The sequence above is drawn from the bacterium genome and encodes:
- the lepA gene encoding translation elongation factor 4, translated to MYKKNIRNFCIIAHIDHGKSTLADRLLEKTHTVSPEAMMNQVLDDMDLERERGITIKAHAISMRYEYKPKDNYLLNLIDTPGHVDFSYEVSRSLAACEGALLIIDAAQGIEAQTVSNIYLALENDLTILPVINKIDLSSAQIERTQKEIIDLLGVTKEEILLISAKQGTGIDTVLEAIVNRIPPPEGESDGQPRALIFDSVFDYYRGAIAYVRMVDGILNTGDTIKFMSTGKEFNIDELGILRLHRHKKKSLRSGEVGYIIAGAKNLKDTKVGDTITLASDPAEKPLPGFHEPKPMVFSGLFPTDSDDLEELRNALDRLKLNDSALSIMPESSAALGFGFRVGFLGLLHMEIIQERLEREYKQSLITTMPNVEIRVIKKNGETLTIDNPAKLPQVHEVDKIEEPFVDAHIITPSEYVGNLMKLAQERRGVYKNTSYIDETRANLHYHLPLSEIIFDFYDKLKSVSRGYASFDYDLIGFEKSDLVKLDLLINAEPVDALSMIVHRSKAFEWGQKLTIKLKEIIPRQMFEVAIQAAIGSKVISRTTVKALRKNVTAKCYGGDISRKRKLLEKQRQGKKRMKMVGKVEIPQEAFLALLQIK
- a CDS encoding 6-bladed beta-propeller, which gives rise to MRKITCVLIIFLIVFHVFAQVRLKQEKVVNNLRAPKDGSDQYLLKEELSIGENGGDSNYCFSKISALYVDDYENIYLIEGNERQVRVFDKYGKFKRKFGRKGRGPGEWIYPTYVYVKDSVIYVVDGGNIKISQYDLNGRFLADLRVDVGAIPGAIFIDTAGNYIIFCIKFTVNGDRCKIVKIDNEGEVISKSESMTWQKREFVSTDKGTVGIPSPFAPCGYIAYNKNTDCIYYGFSGKYAISVFDVDFNKVMIIKKQSPSVKISSSEKRDYINSYMEKGRSKHREDFYKWRKKYIKFPPNHPFFNGIWINDKENLLVKRITSDKKVHLDVFNKDGIYIREIILSPPEDDIVFESIFDKYTFFVNNSIYSIVENNEGFILFKKYSLIQRN
- the lepB gene encoding signal peptidase I: MNQSIKQKPKGKNNKSAARQYAESFLVALIIALVIRALVIYPFRIPTGSMEDTLLVGDFLLANKFVYGLRSPDWIGIPYTKLGFEIPFFRTPGFRNPKQGDVVIFKYPRDPKLNYIKRCIAVSGDTIEVRHKKVYVNGKLFPDPPNAKYIGAMYPESYKEYAIFPPNAGNRDNYGPVRIPAPGDVYTFSDSNRSVWFERFQLIIYEGHTITLSYKGQTTNLTLSNQNRWPRALETYPVSSFAIDGTPLDKCKYIVKNILYFMMGDNRDNSLDSRYWGFLPERYVVGEGLIIYFSWNSELPFYRLTKKLRIQRILNLIH
- a CDS encoding radical SAM protein; amino-acid sequence: MVNKPFIKKIRINDKYYIYDVNTNEILKVDKLNYTFVDNIEDDITYKISKIYNSPKNINKVKEEINLFTKKGYFSTHRPKINYFRTEPFKKRIKESMLSNISKITLVVTEDCNLRCKYCIYSDSYKYHRIHSEKYMSLTVMKKAVDFYLKYSSKVQEKTISFYGGEPLLNFKLIAACVKYIKEKHKGAIRLLMTTNATLLNKDIIKYLVENNFSLLISLDGPERIHDRYRVFKNSKGTFNTIMRNLKIMESMYPDYYKKKVRFNMVLAPPYHFSELNQFIINEEIIAKAVRVKCAMVNKKNTVFFKQFSPAEREKHIESFVNILNNFKRKLSKNEKPSKLEMSLFRMKYLNYHRRVCTTLSTEVPSHGQCTFPERGIFINSDGTFNFCSYIEDVYNLGSVFNGFDFNKIYNFYTDLEDLYSKYCFNCWAVRFCQKCVKDFNRNGIIDEELFRKKCNNIREGIYNDLVSYITIREQNYNAFDFLNDIEIV